Genomic DNA from Mus caroli chromosome 8, CAROLI_EIJ_v1.1, whole genome shotgun sequence:
TAGAGGGAGGATGAGGGGTAGCAAAGTCCCATAGGATGGGAGCTGGGCCGGGGGAACGCCCTTGCAAGCAGAAATCCCTCTCCAGCCGCGCTGTCAGGAAGATGAAGTTGTAAGTTTCTGGGGAAAGGTGATGTGAAGCCATAGTGGGTTGTGGTGTTTACGGGTATTCCAGGGATGTGTGCTGTGCGGGTTCCAAAGTCACCCAGGGTCAAAGTATTTTCCTAGATAAAGCCCAACTCACCCAACTTCCCTGTTCCAATGTCTCTGTCTCAGGCCTAGAGTTAACTCCCCCTACAAGCAGTGACCACCCTGTCCCTGACTTCTATCTTCAGATAGACCCTGGAGGTCCAGCAAGCCCCTCACTCCAAAGCTCACTTGACTCAAACAGTGGGATAGAGCGGGCCTTAGTCATAGGTCTGACTCCCTGGTACCTGTCTCCTGGGAGTCTGGGTGAGCCTAGTGCCCTTTGGGAGCCCAGGTCTCTTTATCTATCTGGGTTTCACTATCGTCATGGGTGAGGATCACAAGTTCTGTGCAGAATCAAGATTAGTGTTATTGGCATTTTGGTTAAGTAAAACCAGGCTGGAGTTCATGAAATGTGGGCCTGGGTAGTTTAGGAGAATTGAACAAAAACTTGCTGTGTGGCACCAGACAGGTGGATTCCCCTctctgggttttggtttgtttgtccaGCTGTGTTAAGGGAAGCCCAGAGACCTGGCTTGTGTTATCTATGCAGCTAGCTGAACTGTCTTATCAGACTGTATAACTTCGGTGTAACTGAGCAAGAATAGGGAAGAGCAGTTGGAGACATTTGGACTTTAGTTGGGAGAAACTGGGAGCCTCAGGGAAATACTAGATCCCCTCCCATCAGAGCCCAACCACATGAAGGGTGAGGCTCAATGAGTGACCTGGCAAATCCAAAGGAATGAGTATTAGCTAATGATGAAACACAGAGATAGGGGAATCAGAGAGGGCTTCCAGGGGGAGCAATATGGATAAACCTTGAAGGATGAGTAGGAGTTTGCCAAGTAGAAAACCTAACCAAGAAGCCACTGATGGAGAAGTCAGGTCTCATTCTCCTTTGCTGACACTTTCTGAATAATTCCTCCAGGAGGTCTCACCCAAGCACTCGATTTTCCCCCAGGCCTCTGTTTGTGGTGCTGACGAGTGCTCTGATACTGGGTCTGCTCTTCCTGGCAGTCTACAGCCTATCTCATGGGGAGATCACCTACGACCCTCTCTATGCTGGTGAGTCATTGGGAGGTGCTGGGGAGCAGGGTTCTCTGGGCAAAGGCCTCCATTCTAGACTAAAGACCAACCCAAGGACCTCTGTTAGTCTTTGAATGGTTCCCATTAACTGTGGAACTCGGAGGGCCTGGAATATCATTAGACTGGAGAACCTCAAAGGGTGTCTTTCAGAGGTGGAACTCCAGAGAGAAGTAATTATTTCTCTCTCCCCGATGCCATCCCCAAGACTCATGTAGCCTGAGTAGCCTGAGCTGACCCtaactcctaatcttcctgcctctacctgagTTCTGAATGCTGGAATGACAATGGCACTTTGTCCAGCTCCAGACTTGGGACTTCCTTCATCACATATATAGAATGTAGAATGGATGCTATTATGTGTGGCCTGGTCACCTTTCCTTAGACctgatgtttctttttctctttctttttttttttttttttttttgttcttctttcttcaagacagggtttccctgtatatccctggctgtcctgtaactcactctgtagaccaggctggtcttgaactcagaaatctgcctgcctctgcctcccaagtgctgggattaaaggcatgccaccactgcccggctggacCTGATGTTTCAAGCCCAATTATAAGATGAACTAAAAGCTAATGTGGTGCTGagagcttgtaatcccagcacttgggaatctgCAGCAGGAGGATTTTTATTTGTCCcagggcagcctaggctacagaccctgtgtcaaaagaaCAGAACCTGAGATTGCCCAGGCCCAAACTGTCATTGGGTTGGCTTTAGCCACACCCATACTTGGCCCTGTCCTTGTCCATGTCAACCCCACTCACCTGCTCAGTCCTACCTTCTCTGTCTCCAGTCTTTGTGATTTTCTCCTTCACCTCGGTGGTGGACCTTGTCATTGCACTCCAAGAAGATGGCTACATGATGGGCTTCATGGATTTCTACACCAAGGAGGTAGTATGGGATGGCTGGGTGTGGTCCTGGCCCCATCATGCATGCTCCTGAGCCCCACTCCTGCCCACAGGGTGAGCCCTACCTACGCACAGCACATGGCATCTTCATCTGCTACTGGGATGGTACTGTGCACTACCTGCTCTATCTGACAATGGCTGGTGCCATCCGCAAAAGGTGAGGGGGACAGAAGACTAGGAACCCAGGAGGAAATTGATTCCTGGAGTGAGTCCCAAGTCTCTGGGGAACCAGAAGTGTTTGAGAAGGGGTGTGATCACCTGGGGATGGCTCGAGAACATTTCCAGGTTGTCAACAGGTATGGCTGGCTGGAGACCCACATCTTCTGGACCATTCGTATCATTCCCCATGCTTATTATCCCTGTGTGAGGTGTCATCCAAGCATATACTGAGCATGCTCAAGACCCACGTTCCATCTCTAGCtaccataaatataaataaataaataaataaataaataaataaataaatgacccAAGAGGGACCCAGAGGTAAAGATTCAGTGCGGCCTCTGGCCCTGGCAAGGGCTTGAGATGGAAGGTTAGTGTGCCACAGCtatcctccttccctttccaggAAAAGGTACCGGAACCTTGGGCTCTACTGGCTGGGATCCTTCGCCATGAGCCTCCTGGTGTTTCTCCCGGGAAACATCCTTGGTAAGGAAAAAGACGCTGAAACTCCAACCATTCACATGTCTAAATAACCTTGGCCAGCAGCCACTACACTCTCTACTCCCTTTCCACATGGAAGTAAAGAGTAGATGGCGTTAATCCTGATTCCGCTCAGGGTTTCCCAAAATGCTCTTCACAGAGGAAGGGAGTCCAGTGAAGGCTTGCTAAGtaggtttttgaagacagggcaGAAACGATGAGTCCCAGTGTTGAAATGGCTCAGAAAATGCTAATTGAGGGGACTGTCCAGACTGTCCTACCACCGTGCACAGCCTTTTAGGGAGGTGGAACATGGGGAGTTTGGCTGCATTTATCCCACGCTGCTTTGGGGGGTTGGGTGCTGGGCTGTAGGGAAGCTCTAAGACACCACTTCTGGGGTAGGAAAGCTCAGTCTGAGATGTGGGGAAGCCAGAGCTGGCTTGGGGTCCCCAGACCTGCAATGAGGCCAGGGccatggggttctcagactcttggacatccaggcgcTGCTGGGAGtttcagaagagcagagaatggagtCAGGGGTCCATGGGCTGAAGACATCGTCTAGTCCAGGGCCAGGGGAGAGGGGACGCTTTGACTTGTCCCAGTGGGATGAGATTATCCTCAGCTTGGCGGAGGCAGACCTGGTGGCAGTTGTGGCTGAGAACGCAGAGaacccttctatgggagaattaGGCTACAGATCTGTAGACAAAGGCCTTCCCTAGGCTCCTCACCTGGATCTTGATGAAAGAGtcagtccatggttctaaacagtttattgtcatggcagaaaccACACTCAGTTTCttgggtgggcctgagattaaataccatTGTGCAGGGAGGAACATCtgagaagggaagcttattggctaagccctctggGCCTCCAGGTACCTCGTTAGCTTGGAGAACTCTGtttgagcctatgtgaccacaggaCATGTTTCcttatgtgagaagcatggcacatgttccaagtcaggagtctggcagggaacTTGTtacctaagcctcaggtgtgtgcccaccttGTCTCTGGGTCTCAACTGGCTCTACCTTACTGAGCTCCCTGCCATGGTTTTATGTCCCACAGGGGATATCCAAGTTGGGAAGCAAAGACATCCACACAAGTGTCGGGTCTATATTCAGGCAGGCCAGGGTAAGGAGCATACTGGGGAGCCATGAGGATAAAAGAGCTTGAACAAGGATAGTATAACTCAAGATGTCCAGGTGGGGCTCTTGCGTGGCCCAGTTGCTGTTAGGAGGTCCATCCTGAGCCTTgtcctctccccaccctggcagGTAAATACAGTTCAGAGATGAGACCTACCTTCTTCCTCGCCATCCTGTACATGCTGGTCCCATGCTGGGCCGGCATGAGGATCTTCAACCAGTCCCGGGCACCAACCTCCTATACCCCTGACATGGTGAGTGCTCCCTCCAACACCCGACCTAAGCCATGAATGGTGGCCCGtacctatcatcccagcactggggagactggAACAGattaccatgagttcaaggccagcatgggctttaTGGTAAGATCGTCTCAAAACTTCAGGGACTCAAATGTGGCTTGACAGTAGGACATTGGCCTAGAATCACCCAGAAGGGGCTAGGCATATGGCTCAGGTTTAGAACACTTGCCCAGACTATGGGAGACTTAGGTTTACCACTCAGTTCATGTCTAAATGACTGTATACTCGGGAGAGCCTCCTTGGCACTCAGGGAGGTAGGAAGGGTTCCCGACCTCTCTGGCTAGCTCTGGCTTTCTCGTATGGGGCAGGTacaggaagaacagaagaaaagtcTCCTCCAGCGTCCGGCTGACCTGGCACTCATAGTATACCTCATCTTTGCAGCGCTTTTCACTGTCTTCCGGGGTCTGGTGAGTCTGCCTTGCTGCCCTGCTCTTTCACCTCCAGTCTCCCTTTTTAGCCTGCCTCTCccaaatttatttccttattcaTTGCCAAAAGGACAGCGTTCTTCTATCTGATCACCCAAGGAAGTTCTTCACCAACTCTGACCTGACAATCGCCTATTCCCTGTAGCCTCTTCTCTGCAGCCTCTTCTCTGCAATCTTATGGTGAACCCCAAGGCAaggggagagaagcagggagggcTGAGAGGGACCAGAGTGATTATTGTGGGCTCAGCTTGAGAGTTGGAGTAGGGAGGGGCCTTGTGAGATGTTTGACATGGATGGTGTTTTTTTGTGTATCTTAGGTGGTACTTGACTGCCCCACAGATGCCTGCTTCATCTATATTTACCAATATGAGCCATACCTTCGGGACCCTGTGGCCTACCCAAAGTTGCAGGTGAGGGGGCAGGCTGTGGTCCTGCCCAAACTTCTCTGAAGTGGTTGCCTGAAGTCCCTGCCAGCCAGACAGATGGACATGTGGACTTTGGGTGTGGTGAGATCCAGTGCTTTAGGACACATCCCAGAAGCACTCCAGGGTTTCATCCACCCCCTTGGTTACCCTAGTAACCAAGGCTCATTCAGGCTCTGATTAGCCCAGCGTGAATCACATGCCCCTGTCAATCAAATCATGTTAGCCTTGGTAAGAGGGTGTTCCCACTTGCTAGGCCAGAGTCCTGTAGCAAAGTGCAGACCTAGTGTGGGTAATGGGAAGGACCccatagagaaagagaggagcCTTGAGGATGCCCCACCTGTGTCCTCACAGCTGTGGTCTCCCCTAGATGCTGATGTATTTGTTCTATGCTCTACCATTCTACTGCCTGGCTGCCTATGCCCTCGCCTTCCCTGGCTGCTCCTGGCTGCCAGACTGGGCCTTGGTATTTGCTGGAGCCATTGGCCAGGTAAGGGGTGGAGGTGAGATAGAGGTAGTGAAGACAAACCCAGGTCCAGAATTCCCTAGCCTGGGGGAGATGGCTTGATGTCCAGACCCCTAGCCACAGGCAGCCTCAAGCACCCTAGTCAGAGCTAGAGAGAATCATAGTGTCATATGGCTCACTGGTACAATGCCTGCCTCCATGTGCAAGCACATACCTTCCGGTCCTCAGCactgaagaaacaaacagaaacccggagggaaggaggaacaggGTCAGAGAGGGATTGCTGAGTGGAAAAGTTGTGGCCTATGAAGATGAATACAGGGAAGGGCCTCCATGAATGGCAACAGTATAGAAAGGCAGTAAAGAAGAcaccaagggagagagagacggGAGACACTAGAGCTAGGTGTTGACAGTTTTGGACTCTGCCTCTCAACATGTAAGGGGGCTGGGTGTAGGGAGCCATAGAGGTCTTTGAGCAGTGGTGGGACCAGAGCTATTTCTGGGTTTCtggtaggaagaaaaaaagcctAGACCCAGCCAAGGCAGGGGGCCCAGGAAGGCATCTCTGTGGGGCCGGGACAGTTGGGATGAGGAAGAGTAGCATCAGGGGTGGGAATGTTTAAGCTGAGCTTTAGGGAAGGAAGACATGAGAGTGGGCGGTGCCTGGGGTGTCAGCCTGACCTGCGCTTCCCCTGCATCCGTGTTAGGCGCAGTTCTCACACATGGGTGCCtccatgcacatgcgcacacccTTCACCTACCGCGTGCCAGAGGACACCTGGGCTACCTTCTTTCTGAGCAACCTGCTGTTGGCACTGGGTCCCCACCTGCTGGCTTTCCGCTGCCTGTGGCGGCCTGCCTTCTTCTTGCATGCAGCGCTGCCATCTTCGCCACAGGACCAAGGCAAGAAGCAGCAGTGAGCATGCGCATCTCTCTGCTAAGACATCTACCCGTGCAGCCATCATTGGCCTCCGAGGGTGGGTTAGCCACATGGACATTCGGAGAAACTGCAATCCAGGCCAGAAAGGAGCATAGGTGTTCTTGTTGCATCACTGTACCTCAAAAGTCATCCGGACTCCAATGCCCCCTCCTGGAATCTAGCCATCACTTCCTCCCATACATTTAATAAAAGCCTTCTGATGTCTAGAACATCACCACCTAAGTGTTTCAGGGAgctggagcaagggaaacacaaGGGCAAAGTGGGGTGCTCACAGCCACGGTGGCTATCCGGAATCAGAGCAGCCAGCACATTCAAAGTCAGCCTTTCGGCGGGATATATAACTCCATATtccagatgtggaaactgaggcttagaagagggggagggtggctggagaaatggcttagcagttaagagcattgactgctcttctgaaggtcatgagttcaaatcccagcaaccacatagtggctcacaaccatctgtaatgagatctgatgcccttttctggtgtatctctagacagcaacagtgtactcacatgataaagaaattgaaaaaaaaaaaaaaagagggagggctCAGAAGGGTGACACTGGGTAAGAAGTCACAGCACAACGGGGACTGTGCTGCCTCACAGTCACCAGTGCCCtgggttcattcccagcaccacatgaactGCATGCTGGTGTACACCTGCTGTCCCTGCACTGGGGAGGAAGAGTCAGGAGGAGTAGGAGCACAGGGTCACCCTTGGCCACATAGCAAATTTGAGATCAGCCTAGACTACATTCTCACTCCTCCACACATAGACGAGTCAGGGGCAATATGGCAGTCAGTAAAGTACAAGAGGAaccgagttcaaatccctaacACCCACATGAAAGCCAGCAGCTACCCGTAACCCAGCATTGGGGCATGGGAGGAAGTCAGCATCTCCAGAGCTTACTGCCACTACAAGTTCAGTGAGATACTCTGCCCCCAAATCAAATAGAAGCTGGGAGTGGTGAAGCA
This window encodes:
- the Tm6sf2 gene encoding transmembrane 6 superfamily member 2 isoform X2, whose protein sequence is MGAGPGERPCKQKSLSSRAVRKMKLPLFVVLTSALILGLLFLAVYSLSHGEITYDPLYAVFVIFSFTSVVDLVIALQEDGYMMGFMDFYTKEGEPYLRTAHGIFICYWDGTVHYLLYLTMAGAIRKRKRYRNLGLYWLGSFAMSLLVFLPGNILGKYSSEMRPTFFLAILYMLVPCWAGMRIFNQSRAPTSYTPDMVQEEQKKSLLQRPADLALIVYLIFAALFTVFRGLVVLDCPTDACFIYIYQYEPYLRDPVAYPKLQMLMYLFYALPFYCLAAYALAFPGCSWLPDWALVFAGAIGQAQFSHMGASMHMRTPFTYRVPEDTWATFFLSNLLLALGPHLLAFRCLWRPAFFLHAALPSSPQDQGKKQQ
- the Tm6sf2 gene encoding transmembrane 6 superfamily member 2 isoform X1, which gives rise to MDIPPLAGRTVAMSFCALPVSYLLNQVSAFSQPLFVVLTSALILGLLFLAVYSLSHGEITYDPLYAVFVIFSFTSVVDLVIALQEDGYMMGFMDFYTKEGEPYLRTAHGIFICYWDGTVHYLLYLTMAGAIRKRKRYRNLGLYWLGSFAMSLLVFLPGNILGKYSSEMRPTFFLAILYMLVPCWAGMRIFNQSRAPTSYTPDMVQEEQKKSLLQRPADLALIVYLIFAALFTVFRGLVVLDCPTDACFIYIYQYEPYLRDPVAYPKLQMLMYLFYALPFYCLAAYALAFPGCSWLPDWALVFAGAIGQAQFSHMGASMHMRTPFTYRVPEDTWATFFLSNLLLALGPHLLAFRCLWRPAFFLHAALPSSPQDQGKKQQ